The Christiangramia flava JLT2011 region AGACTGGTCTCCAGTTCGGCGATGGCTTCATCAAGCCTTTCTGTAAGCTCCAGTGTATTCACATCGGGTTGCTTGGATATAGTGAGGATAACCGCCGGTTCTGCATTCAGGGAACCATCACCAATTTTATCGGCAGATCCAATTTGCACTTCAGCTATATCTTTGATCTTGATGCTCTGGCCATTTACCTGCTTGACCACAGCTTCTTCCAAATCTTCTAAAGCATAGGCTCTTCCATTTCCTTTAATGATATACTGATTTCCATATTCATTCAGGAAACCACCCGGGGCGTTAGTATTCGCTTCCCGGACTTTCTCAGTAAGCTCTTCAAGGCTTACGTCGTAATATTTCATTTTTCCGGGATTAGCAAAAACCTGGTATTGCTTATAATCACCTCCAATCACCACTACGTTGGCAATCCCTCCGATAGCTTTAATACGCGGACGGATCTGCCAGTCTGATAATGTTCTTAACTCCATAGGGCTAAGACTGTCTGAAGTGACTCCCAGCAACATTACTTCTCCCATAATGGAAGAAATAGGTGCCATTGTGGGAGCACCGATCCCACTGGGCAGGTTTTCACGAACCATTGGAATACGCTCACTTACGATCTGTCTGGCTTTATAAATATCGGTGCCCCAGTCGAATTCAACCCAAACGATAGAAATTCCTGCCGCAGAAGAAGAACGAATCCTTCTCACATTTGGCGAGCCATTCATCGCGGTCTCAAGCTGGTAGGTCACTAGTTTCTCTACTTCTTCCGACTCCATACCGTGGGCTTCCGTAAGTATGGTCACAGTAGGTGCAGTAAGATCAGGGAATACATCTACGTTCATATTACGTGCGAGGTAAAACCCGGTAATACTCAGTACAACCGCTGCCAGAAGAACCAAAAGCCTGTTCTGAAGCGAAATTGATAATATTTTATTTAACATCTAGTTTCTTTTTCAGGATTAATGATCATGGCCGTGTGCAGGAGTTGTACCGGACATAGAAGCCATTTTGACCTGGTAGAAACCTGTGGTTACCACAACTTCTCCAGCTTCAAGTCCGCTAAGAACCTGCGCGTGCTTACCATTTCGCTTCCCGATCTTTACAGGTCTTCTTTCGTAACTCTCGCCACCAGTTTGTACGATAACAGAATAATTTCCATAATCTTCCAGTAAAGCCGCTTCAGGAACTACAATTCCATTTTCAGCTTCACCCAGAGCAATCTGGACTTCAGTAAAACTACCTTCAGGCATTTCAACCACATCATTTACCTTGATAAATACCGGGATCATCGGTTTTCGGTCTTCCACTTCCTTGCCTACCGAAATTATCGAGCTATCTGAACCTTCCACTTCCTTCCATTCTCCATTTTCACTCTTGTACCACACGTTGGCAATTGATTCTTTACTTGGATTGTGAGAGGCACTTAACTGTGTTTTCAATATTCGTGATTTATCGGTCCCGACGGTGACAAGTTGTGCTCCCTGTTCCACATAATTTCCGTTAGAGGTACTGATGGATTTAATAAACCCGGCAAAGGGAGCTCTAATTTGCTTCCCGCCTGCGCCGTAATTAGAAGCAAGCGCCCGGTAATTCGCTTCGGCTACGCGAAAATCGCTTTCCACCTTTTCGAATTCCGCCTTGGGAACAATCTTATCCTCGTAGAGTTCTTTCTTCCGTTCATATTCCGCTTTGACCTGATCATATCTGGCTTTAGCCTGGGCAATCTCTGCCTGTACATTATTGGAAGAAAGTCCTTCACTGCTCAGGTTCATCAATAATTGCCCTCTTTTCACCTCGGTGCCTTCTGTAAGGTTTTCTGAAACAAAATTCACCATTCCATTAGCTCCTGCCGCCAGGGTCTTATAAGTTCCCGGGGCAGCCTGCCAAATTCCGGAAGTATGAACAACATCATACACTTCTCCCTGTGTGACAGGTTCCGTCTGAAAATCGATTTTCCAGGCCTGCTCCTTTAAAAAGCTGATGCCGCCTTCTTCTGCTTCCGCTACATTCTTTGAAGCTTCTTCTGCAGAAGCATAAACCTGTACATCTTCGATCACGATTCTATCTGAATACTCAGGAGTTTTCAGATCAAAGACCAGATCATAGGTTCCAGGCGTTTTCGGCTGTAAAGCGGGTGAAAAAATTCCTGGGGATGAAGGGGCATCCACCTTATGGCGAATCCCGGTTTCTCCCTTAATAAGGCTCACCGTTACTGAACCTTTACGAACAGGTTGATGTTTGTCCAACACCGTAAAATGAGCTGCAAATTTGCTGGTTCTGCCTTCCACCAAAGCCGGAAATTCCACGAAAAGTTCTGTCTGGTTTGTCCAAATGGTTTTACTAATCGCAGGAACTTCGGAGCCTACATGGTTTCCTTCTGCATCATGCGCGTGTTCTGCTTCCTCGTTATTTCCGCAGGAAAAAAGAAAAAGTGCGATGCATGTTATATAAATATATTTCATGTTAAATTTCTATTTTTTAATGATCTTCATGCTCGGTTCCGTCATCATGCGTATGATGATCAGATTCTTCATGCATTTCCAATGAATCCTCACCTACTTTAAATTCTTCCTGCTCCATATGATCTCCTTCCATATGACTTCCATCTTCATTATGGGGATGTCCATGCGCATCTTCCTCATGAGTTTCGGTGCCTTCCTCATGCTCATGACCGTGATCCTCTTTGGCAGTATCTCTACATGCTGAAAATCCAAATACTAATATTGCTGCGAAAAATAAATTCCTGAAATTCATATTTTTAAATTTTAATTATAATTGATGTTTTAATAGGGTTGCTTTTAGCTGAAGGAGTTCTTTCTCCATTTCCAGCTTCTTATTGTAAGCCTGCCTGTAGAATTCAACTTCCCGGTAATAATCCAGAAAGGAAAGTTCACCAAGCTCGTAGGCTTTGAATAAAAGTTCTTCGGAATTCAGATCCTTGAAAGTCTCTTCGTATTCCTCAAATTTTCTTTTTAATAATTGATATTGCTGATAGTTCTCCTGAAACCGGGTATAAAGTTCAGCGGTTTCGGCACCCGTATTGGCCTGGGTAAACTCGAGATTTGCTTTAGCTGCCTTCACTTTATTATTGCTATTCCATAGGGGAATTGAAAGGCCGCCTAAGAACCCGGAATAATTATTGGAATTCACTCCCTGATAATTATAGCCTATGCTTAGGTTGGGAAGGATCTTATTCTTTTCCAGTTTTACCTGCTGCTCAGCCAAAGCTTCACGGGCAGTTAATTGCTGAACCTCTGCGTCTGCGGAAAGTTTTTCTTCCCATAGCCTCTGCATAGTTGCTAATTCAGAATCTTCCATCAACTGGATCTGATCTGTATTAACAGCATTTCCGCCATTTAATTTCTGAAGATTTAAAAGCGTATTCCTGATCTGGATATTAATCTGGTCTATTTCAAACTGTTCCTGCAACCAGGCTATTTTAGATTTATTGAGTTCCAAAATACCGATCTGTTCGGCTTCAAATAAACGCCGGATCTGATCATAAACCTCTTTGGCCTGCTCAACTCTTTCCTGCTCCAGCTTCTTTCGCTTCTGCAGAATTTGTAGCTCCAAAAGCTGTTTTTTAGCATTTAAAAGTACTTCCTGCCGCACGGCATTATACTCAAACTCAAGTAGTTCTTTCTGCCTTTCTATCCTTTTGCTTCGGGCACTGTAAACGCTGGGGAATTCAAACCTCTGTGAGATTTGGTATTCTGAATAATTACCAGTCTCATGTTCTCCAAATGGAAGATAAAAGGCTGAAACCTCAGGATCCTGAAGGTTGTTATCTGTCTTGTTGCTAAGGGTCTGACTGGCCATGTATGACTGGTAAGCCTTAAGCTGTCTGTTATTCCGGCTTATTTCATCCAGAACACCTTTTACTCCGGGACTTTGAGCAAAAGAGCCAATAGAGATAAGGATTCCGCAAATAGCGGAAACTATATATCTGTACATAAATTTTGATTTTAGTTTAATCTATAAAACAAGGGTCTGCCTGCTGTTAAAAAACAACGGCACGACTTAGTGATTAAACTAATTGGGGCGGTCCCCGAAGCGAGAGTAAGGATAAATAGGGATTGAAATAATGGTTGGGAGATTGATAAATTTTTAACTTCAGTGATTCCTGATCGATTAACACCCAATCTACATTATAAAATTCCTGATCGGTTTTCTTTTTAATTTCTGTCTTTTGAAATCTGAAATTTTCCGAATGTTCTTTTAGAACGAGAATTTCACTGGAAGTAGAGGTATGAGAATGAATCGCTAATAAATAGGATAGAAAATCTCCTGAATTATTCTCTTCGTTCTTATCCTGGTGATGATGATCTTCACCTGAATGATGATGCGCAATCTCCTCTTTCTTCTCCTTATGTTCGTGATGTGCATGAGGTATGACCTGATGAAAGGACATCAGCATAAAAATGCTGAGAAGAAATAAGGCTTTTATTTGATTTTTGATTTGCACAGAGTACAAAAATAGCAATTTATAGCAGAGAATTGATAAATAATAAAATAAACCATAAGAACCTTAGCCCTTATGGTTTATACTTCAATTAAATAAACATCTAACTATTTAGAGTTCTATACTCAAATAGCCTTTCTTTTGAAGTTGAAAATCATGCAAGATGCCATTGTCTACGACTTCAAGTTCCTCAGGAATATCTTCTTTACTGACTTTGAATTTTTTCAGAGAAAACCCACACACCACAATTTTAACGTGGGCTTTTTGAGCTTTTTCAATAAATTTTTTCATCATTTCCTTATCAGTGAGATCTTCAACAGTCTTTCCGCAGATGATCGCCTGAAAATCGCCAAAGCTCTTCCCATCTTCTTCCGCCAGGGCTTCAGCCGTCAAAATTATTGGCTGGAGTTGGGGGATCTTTTTAGTGAGCACCACATAATTATGTGAGTGGTGATCCTGTTTGGAGGTTTGCGCGTTTAATACATTTGTGAACGTTAGTGTAAGGATAAATAATCCTAAAATTAGCTTTTTCATAATTTTTCTTTTTTAAAAGTTTGAATATCGTTTAATATAAAAAACAGGAGTCCCCCTAAGATTGCTATATTTTTAAAAAGAGGTCCTAAAGTGTGAATTTGTCCAACCTGGACGGTTAATGTAATTGGTATAATAACAGCAGCAAGAGCTATCGCTGCCCAGCGTGTCTTAAAGCCAATCAGGAGAAAAAAGCCTGCAATCATCATTACTATTCCAGATATGATCACCAGGTACTCCGGATTCCCAAAAAAGTAGGCTATACCTTTAAACCTTGCCTGATCAATTCGGTTTAATGTCTTTTCAAGATTTAAAATATGATTAAAACTTGCTACTAAAAATATTCCGCTAAGTAATATGCGAAATAGCTGTACCGATCTATAGGATACAGAAATTTTTGCTTTCATTAATTTCAATAGTTTAGGTGTATAAATTAGTTTAGCATAACGTATATCTAAACCAGTTCTAGTCAAATCACCATTGAATATTTAGGAGGTGGGTATAATTTTTTAGAGTGGTCATTACTTTTTTGAAGTTTTCGATATTTGAATTGCTTATCTACAGAGTATGAAACTTCAGGAATATCTTTTCCTACAGGCTGTTGATAATTATTAGAACAGATCCTGGCTAGTTTCAATACATGCACCCGGGAAGAAGCTTTAAATTGGTAGCCCAATTTCTTCATATCGTCACTTTTCTTCTCACAAATAGGGTTTAATAGCACAATTTCATTAGTCTTAAGTAACAAACTAAATAATTCAGAATCTATGGTGATAAGTTTTCCGGAAAAAATCACCAGCATAATTATCGCTATATATTGTTTTATTAGCATATGAATTTCAAATATATAAGAAATGATATCTACGCCATGTAACCTTTGTTACATAAAAAAGATGTCTTCAGTTTATGTAACAATCGTTACTGAATATCTCTTTATATAGTCTTATATTGAAACTTAATTAAAAAATAAAAGCTATGAAATATTATTTTGATAAGACCATTACCGGCGAATTTGAGGCAGTAATTAAAAAAGTAACCGATGAACTGGAAAAAAAAGGTTTTGGAGTTTTAACAGAAATAAATGTTACGGAAACCCTTAAGAAAAAACTAGACATCGATTTTAAAAACTATCGTATCCTGGGAGCCTGTAATGCCCCTTATGCTCACAAAGCTTTGCAGGCAGAAGATAAAATCGGTACTATGTTACCATGTAATGTAATAGTTCAGGAACTGGAAAAGGGAAAAATTGAAGTTGCCGCCGTAAATCCAATGGCATCGATGCAGGCTGTTGAAAACGAAGAATTAGAGCACATCGCCGATGAAATTGCCGACAAATTGAAAAAGGTACTAACCCAACTATAGAACTCCTTATTTACGCAGGTTAAAATATATTCTAAAAATTATAATTCAAAATTAGATCCACGTGAAATAAATCTGTCTTATTTAGATAAAAATTTGGGTTATCAGGAAAATCCCCATTTGCGAATTTAGTTACAAATAATAGTTCCGGTTTTAGGTTTTTCAATTTCTTAAAAGAGAAAAATAAATCAAGATTTATATGGGTATAATCAGGTACCGCATATTTATTTAATTCAGGATCTAAAACTGAAGGTTTCCATTGGTGGCCTATACTAAGAACCGATTTTATTTTTGACTGAGGATCGCCTAAAGTAAAAGTATCATCATAATAAATAATTAATGCATGGTTGTCTGCGGAACCTTCGCTTCGCTCCCTTTTTTGAAAACTAAATAGGAATTCCCGTCCCCATTCTCGTGGAAAAATGAACTGACCGTGAGGAAGAATTCTGTCATAGCCTAATGATAAAGAAGTATTATCGCTCCAGTTATATTTCACTTTCAAGCCCAGAATATCCGATGAATTCGCTTGAAAATAACGCAATGAATCTATCGAGTTTCCACCATCACCAATCCTGTTTTGATGCAACCATTCCATTTCGAGATCAACATTTTCGTTAATATCAAGTTTGGGTTTCAAATAAAATGAATTGGATACGTTCTCTATAAAATAGTTCCAGGTTTCAAAACTCAGGCTCTCTGTAATTTTAATATCTGCATTGGCAATAAAAAGAAAATCCGAATCTGTATTATTGGCA contains the following coding sequences:
- a CDS encoding OprD family outer membrane porin, with the translated sequence MGLQNLTIPDMQTGKLSRYEEGLFDRLNLENKAIFLIGELYANYKIQQHEFSLGRMKIKSPFVNPEDGRMIPSLFQGFRYQYTPTKTIHFQAGIFNAVAPRSTGEFYGIGESIGTYATGRDWSGNPAQYANNTDSDFLFIANADIKITESLSFETWNYFIENVSNSFYLKPKLDINENVDLEMEWLHQNRIGDGGNSIDSLRYFQANSSDILGLKVKYNWSDNTSLSLGYDRILPHGQFIFPREWGREFLFSFQKRERSEGSADNHALIIYYDDTFTLGDPQSKIKSVLSIGHQWKPSVLDPELNKYAVPDYTHINLDLFFSFKKLKNLKPELLFVTKFANGDFPDNPNFYLNKTDLFHVDLILNYNF
- a CDS encoding DUF302 domain-containing protein, yielding MKYYFDKTITGEFEAVIKKVTDELEKKGFGVLTEINVTETLKKKLDIDFKNYRILGACNAPYAHKALQAEDKIGTMLPCNVIVQELEKGKIEVAAVNPMASMQAVENEELEHIADEIADKLKKVLTQL
- a CDS encoding efflux RND transporter periplasmic adaptor subunit, which produces MKYIYITCIALFLFSCGNNEEAEHAHDAEGNHVGSEVPAISKTIWTNQTELFVEFPALVEGRTSKFAAHFTVLDKHQPVRKGSVTVSLIKGETGIRHKVDAPSSPGIFSPALQPKTPGTYDLVFDLKTPEYSDRIVIEDVQVYASAEEASKNVAEAEEGGISFLKEQAWKIDFQTEPVTQGEVYDVVHTSGIWQAAPGTYKTLAAGANGMVNFVSENLTEGTEVKRGQLLMNLSSEGLSSNNVQAEIAQAKARYDQVKAEYERKKELYEDKIVPKAEFEKVESDFRVAEANYRALASNYGAGGKQIRAPFAGFIKSISTSNGNYVEQGAQLVTVGTDKSRILKTQLSASHNPSKESIANVWYKSENGEWKEVEGSDSSIISVGKEVEDRKPMIPVFIKVNDVVEMPEGSFTEVQIALGEAENGIVVPEAALLEDYGNYSVIVQTGGESYERRPVKIGKRNGKHAQVLSGLEAGEVVVTTGFYQVKMASMSGTTPAHGHDH
- a CDS encoding TolC family protein — translated: MYRYIVSAICGILISIGSFAQSPGVKGVLDEISRNNRQLKAYQSYMASQTLSNKTDNNLQDPEVSAFYLPFGEHETGNYSEYQISQRFEFPSVYSARSKRIERQKELLEFEYNAVRQEVLLNAKKQLLELQILQKRKKLEQERVEQAKEVYDQIRRLFEAEQIGILELNKSKIAWLQEQFEIDQINIQIRNTLLNLQKLNGGNAVNTDQIQLMEDSELATMQRLWEEKLSADAEVQQLTAREALAEQQVKLEKNKILPNLSIGYNYQGVNSNNYSGFLGGLSIPLWNSNNKVKAAKANLEFTQANTGAETAELYTRFQENYQQYQLLKRKFEEYEETFKDLNSEELLFKAYELGELSFLDYYREVEFYRQAYNKKLEMEKELLQLKATLLKHQL
- a CDS encoding DsrE family protein — translated: MKKLILGLFILTLTFTNVLNAQTSKQDHHSHNYVVLTKKIPQLQPIILTAEALAEEDGKSFGDFQAIICGKTVEDLTDKEMMKKFIEKAQKAHVKIVVCGFSLKKFKVSKEDIPEELEVVDNGILHDFQLQKKGYLSIEL
- a CDS encoding DoxX family protein, which gives rise to MKAKISVSYRSVQLFRILLSGIFLVASFNHILNLEKTLNRIDQARFKGIAYFFGNPEYLVIISGIVMMIAGFFLLIGFKTRWAAIALAAVIIPITLTVQVGQIHTLGPLFKNIAILGGLLFFILNDIQTFKKEKL